Proteins encoded by one window of Vicinamibacterales bacterium:
- the topA gene encoding type I DNA topoisomerase, producing the protein MPKPLVIVESPAKARTLSRFLGKDYRIEASYGHIRDLPESASEVPEAIKGKPWGRMGVDTDGDFTPHYVVPADKRKHVQALRAAVKDASEVILATDPDREGESISWHLKQLLKPKVHTRRIVFHEITEEAIREALDHAHEDVDENLVRAQESRRILDRLYGYTLSPVLWKKVQTGLSAGRVQSVAVRLIVEREEERLAFVKAAYWDLDATLAHGGTEFPATLVRVDEKRVATGKDFDAAGRLTSGTVQRLDEPAARGLADGLKRGMPWTVTGVEEKPATQRPSAPFTTSTLQQEANRKLGYSSDRTMSVAQRLFQGVEIGGGDLEGLISYHRTDSTTLSEKALGEAGRAVREMYGDAYYRGPRQYQTKVRNAQEAHEAIRPTDFRRTPQSLERILEADELRLYELIWKRAVASQMADAQLLRTSVEITGRTPDGTVGTFSASGKAIEFPGFLRAYVEGSDDPSAELGEQETLLPKLKVGDEVHAPDRLDKDLILKRLEAKGHETSPPARYTEASLVKRLEEEGIGRPSTYAPTVATIQRRGYVTRQGKALVPSFTAFAVTRLLREHFADYVDIGFTAEMEEILDEISNGQKDWLDFIRSFYRGDGAHTGLETIVQGKDKSIDYPVIDLGVDPESGQHVRVRIGRYGPFLQLGETSDDAPRASIPEETSPADLTIDEALKLLKAKAEGPKSLGPDPATGLPVYVMHGRFGPYVQLGETPEKGVKTKPKRASLERGMSEDGVTLAEALRLLSLPRQLGTADDGEAILANRGRFGPYVQHGSEFRSLEATDDVYTITLDRAKELLAKPKGQRRQRAAPAELRALGEHPASKAPVRILDGRYGPYVSDGETNASLPKGTVVESVTMEQAVELLNARAASAPGKKRRTAVRGGASRARTASPRPAAKRSRKT; encoded by the coding sequence ATGCCGAAGCCGCTGGTCATCGTCGAGTCGCCCGCCAAAGCCCGGACCCTCTCCAGGTTCCTGGGCAAGGACTACCGCATCGAGGCGAGCTACGGGCACATCCGAGACCTGCCCGAGTCGGCCAGCGAGGTCCCGGAGGCCATCAAGGGCAAGCCCTGGGGGCGGATGGGCGTGGACACCGACGGCGACTTCACCCCCCACTACGTGGTGCCGGCGGACAAGCGGAAGCACGTCCAGGCGCTCCGGGCCGCCGTCAAGGATGCCTCGGAGGTGATCCTCGCCACCGACCCCGACCGTGAGGGCGAGTCGATCAGCTGGCACCTGAAGCAGCTTCTCAAGCCGAAGGTGCACACGCGGCGCATCGTCTTCCATGAGATCACCGAGGAAGCCATTCGCGAGGCCCTCGACCACGCCCACGAGGACGTGGACGAGAACCTCGTCCGCGCGCAGGAGAGCCGCCGCATCCTCGACCGCCTCTACGGCTACACGCTCTCGCCCGTGCTCTGGAAGAAGGTGCAGACGGGGCTCTCCGCCGGCCGGGTGCAAAGCGTCGCCGTGCGCCTCATCGTGGAGCGCGAGGAAGAGCGGCTCGCCTTCGTCAAGGCCGCGTACTGGGATCTGGACGCGACGCTGGCGCACGGCGGCACGGAGTTCCCGGCCACGCTGGTCCGGGTGGACGAGAAGCGCGTCGCCACCGGCAAGGACTTCGACGCGGCCGGACGCCTGACCTCCGGGACCGTGCAGCGACTGGACGAACCCGCGGCGCGCGGCCTGGCCGACGGCTTGAAGCGCGGCATGCCGTGGACGGTCACGGGCGTGGAAGAGAAGCCGGCCACGCAGCGTCCTTCGGCACCCTTCACCACCTCCACGCTGCAGCAGGAGGCCAACCGCAAGCTGGGCTACTCGTCGGATCGCACGATGAGCGTCGCCCAGCGCCTCTTCCAGGGCGTGGAGATCGGCGGCGGCGACCTGGAAGGCCTCATCTCCTACCACCGCACCGACTCCACCACCCTGTCCGAGAAAGCGCTCGGCGAGGCCGGCCGCGCGGTGCGCGAGATGTACGGCGACGCCTACTACCGGGGGCCGCGGCAGTACCAGACGAAGGTGCGCAACGCCCAGGAAGCGCACGAGGCGATCCGGCCGACGGACTTCCGCCGCACGCCGCAGTCCCTGGAGCGGATCCTGGAAGCCGACGAATTGAGGCTCTACGAGCTCATCTGGAAGCGGGCCGTCGCCTCGCAGATGGCCGACGCGCAATTGCTGCGGACCTCGGTCGAGATCACGGGCCGGACGCCCGACGGCACGGTGGGCACCTTCTCGGCGAGCGGCAAGGCCATCGAGTTCCCGGGCTTCCTGCGGGCCTACGTCGAAGGGAGCGACGATCCCTCCGCCGAACTCGGCGAGCAGGAGACGCTCTTGCCCAAGCTGAAGGTCGGCGACGAGGTGCACGCGCCCGACCGGCTCGACAAGGACCTGATCCTCAAGCGCCTCGAGGCCAAGGGGCACGAGACGTCGCCGCCCGCGCGCTACACCGAGGCGTCGCTCGTGAAGCGCCTCGAGGAGGAGGGCATCGGCCGGCCGTCCACCTACGCGCCGACGGTGGCCACGATCCAGCGCCGCGGCTATGTCACGCGCCAGGGCAAGGCCCTGGTGCCGAGCTTCACCGCCTTTGCGGTGACGCGACTGCTGCGCGAGCACTTCGCCGACTACGTGGACATCGGGTTCACGGCGGAGATGGAGGAGATCCTCGACGAGATCTCGAACGGCCAGAAGGACTGGCTGGACTTCATCCGGTCGTTCTACCGGGGCGACGGCGCCCATACCGGCCTCGAGACGATCGTCCAGGGGAAGGACAAGTCGATCGACTATCCGGTCATCGACCTGGGCGTGGATCCCGAGTCGGGCCAGCACGTGCGCGTCCGCATCGGTCGCTACGGCCCGTTCCTGCAGCTCGGCGAGACATCGGACGACGCGCCCCGCGCGTCGATTCCGGAGGAGACCAGCCCCGCGGACCTCACGATCGACGAGGCGCTCAAGCTGCTCAAGGCCAAGGCCGAGGGCCCGAAGTCGCTCGGTCCCGACCCGGCCACGGGCCTTCCCGTCTACGTCATGCACGGCCGCTTCGGGCCGTACGTCCAGCTCGGCGAGACGCCGGAGAAGGGCGTCAAGACCAAGCCGAAGCGCGCGTCGCTCGAGCGGGGCATGTCGGAGGACGGCGTGACGCTGGCCGAGGCGCTCAGGCTGTTGTCGCTGCCGCGCCAGCTCGGCACGGCCGACGACGGCGAGGCGATTCTGGCCAACCGCGGCCGCTTCGGGCCCTACGTGCAGCACGGCTCCGAGTTCCGCTCGCTCGAGGCGACCGACGACGTCTACACGATCACGCTCGACCGGGCGAAGGAACTGCTGGCCAAGCCGAAGGGACAGCGGCGGCAGCGCGCGGCGCCCGCCGAACTGCGGGCCCTCGGCGAGCATCCGGCGTCGAAGGCGCCCGTCCGGATCCTCGACGGCCGGTACGGTCCCTACGTGAGCGACGGCGAGACCAACGCGTCGCTGCCGAAGGGCACGGTGGTCGAGTCGGTCACGATGGAGCAGGCCGTCGAGCTCCTCAACGCCCGAGCCGCGTCGGCTCCCGGGAAGAAGCGCCGGACCGCCGTGCGGGGAGGCGCCTCGCGTGCGCGCACCGCCAGCCCGCGGCCTGCCGCGAAGCGCAGCCGTAAGACGTAG
- the dprA gene encoding DNA-processing protein DprA, giving the protein MTVSDAVALALFGAPRRRLLAALVRTWLGRPIPDVDDLPPREPGEPVVRWACRAGGDPDPDEESRVLSDRAARVLAEGARLGQRAIGLADDAYPEPLRQIPDPPSVLWLHGQPEALAWPRVVAVVGARAATPAGRTLAAELGAGLARAGVVVVSGLARGIDSAAHQATLDAGGVSVGVLGSSLDRLYPPEHGGLARALAGQGAVVSELPPGTPPLPFHFPLRNRIISGVSAAVVVVEASEKSGSLITAMAAAEQGRHVMAVPGPVAPGRHRGGHALLRDGATLVEGPDDVLVELGWKAQPEPPRRGRPPLDADIARELGLDATVEDFSADEVAVATGWTIARVNARLAALEVDGKIQRVGGGRFRGTRTRVLR; this is encoded by the coding sequence ATGACCGTGTCCGATGCTGTCGCCCTGGCGCTGTTCGGTGCCCCGAGGCGCCGACTCCTCGCCGCCCTCGTTCGTACCTGGCTGGGCCGGCCCATCCCCGACGTCGACGACCTGCCGCCTCGCGAGCCCGGGGAGCCCGTGGTCCGATGGGCCTGCCGCGCTGGCGGCGACCCCGATCCCGACGAGGAGTCCCGGGTGCTGTCCGACCGCGCGGCGCGCGTGCTCGCCGAGGGCGCGCGCCTCGGACAGCGGGCCATCGGCCTGGCCGACGACGCCTACCCCGAGCCGCTCCGACAGATTCCCGACCCTCCGTCCGTGCTGTGGCTCCACGGACAGCCCGAAGCCCTGGCATGGCCGCGCGTCGTGGCCGTCGTCGGCGCCAGGGCCGCCACACCCGCCGGCCGGACGCTGGCCGCCGAACTGGGCGCCGGCCTGGCGCGGGCGGGTGTGGTCGTCGTGAGCGGCCTGGCCCGCGGAATCGACAGCGCTGCGCACCAGGCCACGCTCGACGCCGGCGGCGTGAGCGTCGGCGTGCTCGGGTCGAGCCTCGACCGGCTGTATCCCCCCGAGCACGGGGGGCTGGCCCGGGCGCTGGCCGGGCAGGGCGCCGTCGTCAGCGAGCTGCCGCCGGGCACGCCGCCGCTGCCGTTCCACTTCCCGTTGCGGAACCGGATCATCAGCGGTGTGTCGGCCGCGGTGGTCGTCGTGGAGGCGTCCGAGAAGAGCGGTTCGCTCATCACGGCGATGGCCGCGGCCGAGCAGGGCCGGCACGTGATGGCGGTGCCCGGACCCGTCGCGCCCGGACGCCACCGGGGCGGCCACGCCCTCCTCAGGGATGGGGCCACCCTCGTGGAGGGCCCGGACGACGTCCTGGTCGAGCTCGGCTGGAAGGCCCAGCCGGAGCCGCCGCGCCGGGGACGCCCGCCGCTCGACGCCGATATCGCCCGCGAACTGGGTCTGGACGCCACGGTCGAGGACTTCTCGGCGGACGAGGTCGCGGTGGCCACGGGGTGGACCATTGCGCGGGTGAACGCCCGACTGGCGGCCCTGGAAGTGGACGGCAAAATCCAACGGGTTGGAGGGGGGCGTTTCCGGGGAACGCGGACCCGCGTGCTAAGGTAG
- a CDS encoding tetratricopeptide repeat protein yields MIRLLVVVILSSACLAAPAYADARGDARQQVEFGITVAQRGLWREAIYRWRRATEIDPTYAQAFNDLAIAYEHEGDLDKAREAYEKAMRLEPNNPLIKQNYELFKEINDRAGRKDGR; encoded by the coding sequence ATGATTCGCCTTCTGGTCGTCGTCATTCTGTCGTCGGCGTGCCTTGCAGCGCCCGCCTACGCCGACGCGCGGGGTGACGCCCGTCAACAGGTGGAGTTCGGCATCACGGTGGCCCAGCGGGGCCTGTGGCGGGAAGCGATCTACCGGTGGCGCCGCGCCACCGAGATCGATCCCACCTACGCCCAGGCGTTCAACGACCTGGCCATCGCCTACGAGCACGAGGGCGACCTCGACAAGGCCCGCGAGGCCTACGAGAAAGCCATGCGGCTCGAGCCGAACAACCCGCTCATCAAACAGAACTACGAGCTGTTCAAGGAAATCAATGATCGCGCCGGGCGCAAGGACGGTCGTTAG
- the rplU gene encoding 50S ribosomal protein L21, giving the protein MFAVIAAQGHQYRVEPGFEIELDGTGEKDQSVTFDQVLVVGTDGGEVKVGAPTVDGAKVMGVVVEPHRGPKVRVFKKKRRKQYRRTAGHRSELTRVRITEIVA; this is encoded by the coding sequence GTGTTTGCAGTGATTGCGGCCCAGGGCCATCAGTATCGCGTCGAGCCTGGCTTCGAGATCGAGCTCGACGGCACCGGCGAGAAGGACCAGTCGGTCACCTTCGACCAGGTTCTCGTCGTCGGCACCGATGGCGGTGAGGTGAAGGTGGGAGCGCCCACGGTGGACGGCGCGAAGGTGATGGGCGTGGTCGTCGAGCCCCACCGCGGTCCGAAGGTGCGCGTCTTCAAGAAGAAGCGGCGCAAGCAGTACCGCCGCACGGCCGGTCACCGCAGCGAGTTGACGCGCGTGCGGATCACCGAGATCGTCGCCTGA
- the rpmA gene encoding 50S ribosomal protein L27: MAHKKGQGSSRNGRDSHSQRLGVKRFDGNVVTGGSILVRQRGTKFRPGINVGIGKDDTLFAKIPGTVKFEDHGARGRFISILPLAE, encoded by the coding sequence ATGGCACACAAAAAGGGACAGGGCAGCTCACGCAACGGTCGCGACAGCCACTCGCAGCGGCTGGGCGTCAAGCGGTTCGACGGCAATGTCGTCACGGGCGGATCGATCCTCGTGCGGCAGCGCGGCACCAAGTTCCGGCCCGGCATCAACGTGGGCATCGGCAAGGACGACACGCTCTTCGCCAAGATTCCGGGCACGGTGAAGTTCGAGGATCACGGCGCCCGCGGCCGCTTCATCAGCATCCTGCCGCTCGCGGAGTAG
- the obgE gene encoding GTPase ObgE — protein sequence MFVDDVEIVVESGAGGPGCLSFRREKFVPRGGPDGGNGGAGGSVVLVADPHRNTLLHFRYNPEHRADRGRPGEGALRTGKAGRDLEVPVPPGTTVSVADPDVDGQWVPLADLTRTGQKVVVARGGRGGLGNAMFVSATNRAPRKVQPGEPGEKKRLRLTLKLLADVGLVGFPNAGKSTLIARASAARPKIADYPFTTLTPNLGVVSLSGERTFVIADVPGLIEGAHTGHGLGHQFLRHVERTAVLVHVVDVSGASGRDPVTDLDVVRRELDLFDAAMLEKPQLVVANKIDALDEPARLDALRERAQALNLPFLAISAAAGTGVGALLEAVWPHVAAARAEEAARAAGDDDAPLEDPAGP from the coding sequence ATGTTCGTAGACGACGTCGAGATCGTCGTGGAATCGGGCGCGGGCGGCCCCGGCTGCCTGAGCTTCCGCCGCGAGAAGTTCGTGCCGCGCGGCGGCCCGGACGGCGGCAACGGCGGCGCCGGTGGGTCGGTGGTCCTCGTCGCCGATCCGCATCGCAACACCCTGCTCCACTTCCGCTACAACCCCGAACACCGGGCCGACCGCGGCCGCCCTGGCGAGGGGGCGCTGCGCACGGGGAAAGCCGGCCGGGACCTCGAGGTGCCGGTCCCCCCGGGCACCACGGTGTCCGTGGCCGATCCGGACGTGGACGGCCAGTGGGTGCCCCTGGCCGATCTGACGCGGACCGGCCAGAAAGTGGTGGTCGCGCGCGGCGGGCGCGGCGGGCTCGGCAACGCGATGTTCGTGAGCGCGACCAACCGCGCGCCGCGCAAGGTCCAGCCCGGCGAGCCGGGCGAGAAGAAGCGGCTGCGTCTCACGTTGAAGCTCCTGGCCGACGTCGGTCTCGTCGGCTTCCCCAACGCCGGCAAGTCCACGCTCATCGCGCGGGCCAGCGCGGCGCGGCCCAAGATCGCGGACTACCCGTTCACGACGCTCACGCCGAACCTGGGCGTGGTCAGCCTGAGCGGCGAGCGCACGTTCGTCATCGCCGACGTGCCCGGTCTCATCGAGGGCGCCCACACGGGCCACGGTCTGGGCCATCAGTTCCTCCGGCACGTCGAGCGCACGGCGGTCCTGGTCCACGTCGTGGACGTGTCGGGCGCGTCGGGCCGCGACCCGGTCACCGACCTCGACGTCGTGCGCCGCGAGCTCGATCTCTTCGACGCGGCCATGCTCGAGAAGCCGCAGCTCGTGGTCGCCAACAAGATCGACGCCCTGGACGAGCCGGCGCGGCTCGATGCCCTTCGCGAGCGGGCCCAGGCGCTGAACCTGCCCTTCCTCGCGATTTCGGCCGCCGCCGGCACCGGCGTCGGCGCGCTGCTCGAGGCCGTGTGGCCGCACGTGGCCGCGGCCCGCGCCGAGGAGGCCGCGCGCGCCGCCGGGGACGACGACGCCCCACTCGAGGATCCCGCCGGCCCATGA
- the nadD gene encoding nicotinate-nucleotide adenylyltransferase, whose translation MTTVGVLGGTFDPVHVGHVAVGQQAQRALGLDAVRLVPSRVPPHRSGPRASGYHRFTMAALVALDQDSWTVSDAELRREGPSFSYDTLAGLAAEGLQPTQIFFLIGADAFAEIATWHRYPAVLDLAHFVVLARPGTALAALGDRVPDLAPRIIGLDAARHGETTGIVLVDAATPGVSSTDIRERAARREPLAGLVTEPVERYIRRHGLYGSGPHW comes from the coding sequence ATGACGACGGTGGGCGTGCTCGGCGGCACGTTCGACCCGGTGCACGTGGGCCACGTCGCCGTCGGCCAGCAGGCGCAGCGTGCGCTGGGCCTCGACGCGGTCCGCCTCGTCCCGTCACGGGTGCCGCCGCACCGGAGCGGCCCCAGGGCGTCCGGCTACCATCGCTTCACGATGGCGGCGCTCGTCGCGCTCGACCAGGACTCGTGGACGGTCTCCGACGCCGAGCTCCGGCGCGAGGGGCCGTCCTTCAGCTACGACACGCTGGCCGGCCTCGCGGCGGAGGGCCTCCAGCCGACGCAGATCTTCTTCCTGATCGGTGCCGACGCCTTCGCGGAAATTGCCACCTGGCACCGCTATCCCGCGGTGCTGGACCTGGCGCACTTCGTGGTGCTGGCGCGGCCCGGCACCGCGCTGGCGGCGCTCGGGGACCGCGTGCCCGACCTGGCGCCGCGCATCATCGGCCTGGACGCCGCGCGCCACGGCGAGACGACGGGCATCGTGCTGGTGGACGCGGCGACGCCGGGCGTGTCGTCCACCGACATTCGCGAACGCGCGGCCAGGCGCGAACCGCTGGCCGGCTTGGTGACGGAGCCCGTGGAGCGGTACATTCGGCGGCACGGGCTGTACGGTTCCGGCCCGCACTGGTAG
- the rsfS gene encoding ribosome silencing factor — MPAVIVAAVDAMREKKADDVVALDLRQSDAFTDYFLVCTGQNRRQVQAIADAVEAVLKAKKLRPSHVEGYDRGEWVLLDYFDFVVHVFSPSARAFYALERLWGNATPLPLPESTPAA, encoded by the coding sequence GTGCCCGCGGTCATCGTGGCCGCGGTGGACGCCATGCGCGAGAAGAAGGCCGACGACGTGGTGGCGCTGGATCTCCGGCAGTCCGACGCGTTCACCGATTACTTCCTCGTGTGCACGGGCCAGAACCGCCGCCAGGTGCAGGCCATCGCCGACGCCGTGGAAGCCGTCCTCAAGGCGAAGAAGCTCCGCCCGAGCCACGTGGAAGGGTACGACCGCGGGGAATGGGTGCTCCTGGACTACTTCGACTTCGTCGTGCACGTGTTCTCGCCCTCGGCGCGGGCGTTCTACGCACTCGAGCGCCTGTGGGGCAACGCCACGCCGCTGCCGCTGCCGGAATCCACACCGGCCGCCTGA
- a CDS encoding double zinc ribbon domain-containing protein translates to MRTLLDGVLAALLAPTCAVCDAVLEQPLDGAACPACWARIARYTPPVCTRCGDALPPVGGATACARCSVDLGPIAAARALGPFDGALADLVHACKYGRRPTIAVGLGLRMRELLPAVAPGVDVLVPVPLHPRRERERGFNQAAWLARGMAAPVCPALVRPVPTPPQAAATAAARQANVRHAFACSRRAGEVTGAVVGLVDDVLTTGATLVAAAETLAAARPRRIVALTAARAAFRPR, encoded by the coding sequence ATGCGGACGCTGCTCGACGGCGTGCTCGCCGCGCTGCTCGCGCCCACCTGCGCCGTCTGCGATGCCGTGCTCGAGCAGCCGCTCGACGGCGCGGCATGTCCCGCCTGCTGGGCCCGGATCGCCCGCTACACACCGCCGGTCTGCACACGCTGCGGTGATGCGCTGCCGCCCGTCGGCGGCGCGACGGCGTGCGCGCGGTGCTCGGTGGACCTCGGCCCGATCGCCGCGGCGCGTGCCCTCGGCCCGTTCGATGGCGCCCTGGCGGACCTCGTACACGCCTGCAAGTACGGACGCCGGCCGACGATCGCCGTGGGGCTCGGCCTGCGGATGCGGGAGCTGCTGCCGGCGGTCGCGCCCGGCGTCGATGTCCTCGTCCCGGTGCCGCTCCATCCGCGACGGGAGCGGGAGCGCGGCTTCAATCAGGCCGCGTGGCTCGCCCGCGGGATGGCGGCACCCGTGTGTCCCGCCCTGGTCCGCCCGGTGCCCACGCCGCCGCAGGCCGCAGCCACGGCGGCGGCACGGCAGGCCAACGTCCGCCACGCGTTCGCCTGCAGCCGGCGGGCCGGGGAGGTCACGGGCGCCGTCGTCGGGCTCGTGGACGACGTGCTGACCACGGGCGCGACGCTGGTGGCGGCCGCCGAGACGCTGGCCGCGGCGCGGCCGCGGCGGATCGTCGCGCTCACAGCAGCGCGAGCCGCGTTCCGACCGCGCTGA
- the tmk gene encoding dTMP kinase, with protein MRGRLIAFEGLDQSGKQTQAEALVAALGRAGHVVRTLSFPDYATTIGAEIGAALQGGRPYGPDVLQLLYIANRYEYAPRIRAWLDEGAVVVADRYAASSLAYGEAQGLDVAWLADVQRHLPTADLTILLDIAPETSLARKQVARDRFERDLPLLSRVRESYTRQAGGQGWLALDGARPAADVHADVVSAVGTRLALL; from the coding sequence GTGCGCGGCCGGCTCATCGCCTTCGAAGGCCTGGATCAGAGCGGCAAGCAGACGCAGGCCGAGGCGCTCGTGGCGGCGCTGGGCCGCGCGGGCCACGTGGTGCGGACGCTGTCGTTCCCCGACTACGCCACCACCATCGGCGCCGAAATCGGCGCGGCGCTGCAGGGCGGGCGTCCGTACGGGCCGGACGTGCTGCAGCTGCTCTACATCGCCAACCGGTACGAGTACGCCCCGCGGATTCGCGCGTGGCTCGACGAGGGCGCCGTCGTGGTCGCCGATCGCTACGCGGCGTCGAGCCTCGCCTACGGCGAGGCCCAGGGACTCGACGTGGCGTGGCTGGCCGACGTGCAGCGGCACCTGCCGACGGCCGACCTCACGATCCTGCTCGACATCGCGCCGGAGACGTCGCTCGCGCGCAAGCAGGTGGCCCGCGACCGCTTCGAGCGCGACCTGCCGCTGCTGTCCCGCGTGCGCGAGAGCTACACCCGCCAGGCCGGGGGGCAGGGCTGGCTCGCCCTGGACGGGGCCCGGCCCGCGGCCGACGTGCACGCCGACGTCGTCAGCGCGGTCGGAACGCGGCTCGCGCTGCTGTGA
- the lysA gene encoding diaminopimelate decarboxylase — protein sequence MTPPRSSHSDVGLAIDGVSAADVAAALGTPCYVYGAAAIRAAYRALDTAFGARRHAIHYALKANSTLAIVRLLRELGSHADANSMGEVDVALRCGFEPREIVFTGVGKSSAELERAITLGVHAINVESPGELERLDQLAVAHGTTVRVALRVNPDIDAESHPHISTGLRDNKFGVPIAVAHGLFVDMARRQGLVPVGVHVHIGSQITSLAPLARAAEAAISLARALRADGIPIEQVDFGGGLGIAYDESPVPDAGAYVRTLVDAAGDTDFTLVIEPGRSIVGPAGVLLSTVVDVKHVPGGRRFVVLDAGMTELMRPALYGAYHRIDAVHPRPGLPVACDVVGPICESTDRFARDRALPPLEVGDLVAIRDVGAYGAALGSTYLRRPLPPEALVDGGTWTTIRRRQTLDELLQLEA from the coding sequence GTGACCCCACCGCGTTCCTCCCATTCCGACGTCGGCCTGGCCATCGACGGCGTGTCCGCCGCCGACGTGGCCGCGGCGCTCGGGACCCCGTGCTACGTCTACGGTGCCGCCGCGATCCGGGCGGCCTACCGCGCGCTGGACACCGCGTTCGGCGCCCGGCGCCACGCGATCCACTACGCGCTGAAGGCGAATTCCACCCTGGCGATCGTGCGGCTGCTCCGCGAGCTCGGCAGTCACGCGGACGCGAACTCGATGGGCGAGGTGGACGTCGCGCTCCGCTGCGGCTTCGAGCCGCGGGAGATCGTCTTCACCGGCGTCGGCAAGTCATCGGCCGAGCTCGAGCGCGCCATCACGCTGGGCGTGCACGCCATCAACGTCGAGTCCCCGGGCGAGCTCGAGCGGCTCGATCAGCTCGCCGTGGCGCACGGGACGACGGTCCGCGTGGCCCTGCGCGTGAACCCGGACATCGACGCCGAGAGCCACCCGCACATCTCGACCGGCCTGCGTGACAACAAGTTCGGCGTGCCGATCGCGGTCGCGCACGGGCTGTTCGTGGACATGGCCCGCCGGCAAGGCCTCGTGCCGGTCGGCGTGCACGTCCACATCGGCTCGCAGATCACGAGCCTCGCCCCGCTGGCCCGTGCGGCCGAGGCGGCGATCTCGCTGGCGCGCGCGCTCAGAGCCGACGGCATCCCGATCGAACAGGTGGACTTCGGCGGCGGCCTCGGCATCGCCTACGACGAGAGCCCGGTGCCGGACGCCGGCGCGTACGTGCGGACGCTCGTGGACGCCGCGGGCGACACCGATTTCACACTGGTCATCGAGCCGGGGCGCTCGATCGTGGGGCCGGCCGGCGTGCTGCTGTCCACGGTCGTGGACGTGAAGCATGTGCCCGGCGGGCGCCGCTTCGTCGTCCTCGACGCCGGGATGACCGAGCTGATGCGTCCGGCCCTGTACGGCGCCTACCACCGGATCGACGCGGTGCACCCGCGTCCGGGCCTGCCCGTCGCGTGCGACGTGGTCGGGCCGATCTGCGAGTCCACCGACCGCTTCGCGCGCGACCGCGCGCTGCCGCCGCTCGAGGTGGGCGACCTCGTGGCGATCCGCGACGTCGGCGCGTACGGTGCCGCGCTGGGATCGACCTACCTGCGCCGCCCGCTGCCGCCCGAAGCGCTCGTGGACGGCGGCACGTGGACGACCATTCGCCGGCGCCAGACGCTCGACGAACTGCTGCAGCTGGAGGCCTAG
- a CDS encoding RNA polymerase sigma factor: MPPDAPSVEPDAIDTLIQRCLAGDQSAWDEIVRMNRRRVFNIAYKFTGRHDLAEDLTQDVFVKIFKSLNTFDRRANFQTWLVSVSRNLCIDHYRSVRKEREAIDRDVDPGTLAPVSHTTSPYQSLEQRDRASLLRRGLAELAPTLREAVLLRDLQELSYQEIADRLGLPEGTVKSRINRGRNELARQISRIRESDDRAVAARMAGGGPDSRRSGVV, translated from the coding sequence ATGCCACCAGACGCCCCGTCGGTCGAGCCCGACGCCATCGATACGCTGATCCAGCGCTGTCTCGCGGGCGACCAGTCGGCATGGGACGAGATCGTGCGGATGAACCGCCGCCGCGTCTTCAACATCGCCTACAAGTTCACGGGCCGCCACGACCTCGCCGAGGACCTCACGCAGGACGTCTTCGTCAAGATCTTCAAGTCGTTGAACACGTTCGACCGGCGGGCCAACTTCCAGACCTGGCTCGTGAGCGTGAGCCGCAACCTCTGCATCGACCACTACCGCAGCGTCCGCAAGGAGCGCGAGGCGATCGACCGGGACGTGGACCCCGGGACGCTGGCGCCCGTGTCCCACACCACCAGCCCGTACCAGTCGCTCGAACAGCGCGACCGGGCCTCGCTCCTGCGCCGGGGCCTCGCCGAGCTGGCGCCGACGCTGCGGGAAGCCGTGCTGCTGCGGGATCTCCAGGAGCTGTCCTACCAGGAGATCGCCGACAGGCTCGGGCTGCCCGAAGGCACGGTGAAGTCCCGCATCAACCGCGGCCGGAACGAGCTGGCGCGGCAAATCAGCCGGATACGCGAAAGCGACGACAGGGCCGTCGCCGCGCGGATGGCGGGCGGCGGCCCGGATTCCCGCCGAAGCGGAGTCGTGTGA
- a CDS encoding STAS domain-containing protein, translating to MNFSIDRSNDVAIVRLDEARLMYPLLAEFAGAVTGLLDAGDRKVLLDFTKVTYVDSATIGCLMDLYRQASGKGGSLKLAGVQKRVETMLTMTGAHNFLALHADEASALASFGA from the coding sequence ATGAACTTCAGCATCGACCGTTCGAACGACGTCGCGATCGTGCGCCTCGACGAGGCACGCCTGATGTATCCACTGCTGGCCGAGTTCGCGGGCGCCGTCACGGGCCTGCTCGACGCCGGCGACCGCAAGGTCCTGCTCGATTTCACGAAGGTGACCTACGTGGACAGCGCGACCATCGGCTGCCTGATGGACCTGTACCGGCAGGCCAGCGGCAAGGGCGGTTCGCTGAAGCTGGCGGGCGTGCAGAAGCGCGTCGAGACGATGCTCACCATGACGGGCGCCCACAACTTCCTCGCCCTCCACGCCGACGAGGCGTCGGCGCTGGCCAGTTTCGGGGCCTGA